Proteins encoded by one window of Abyssisolibacter fermentans:
- a CDS encoding NADH-dependent [FeFe] hydrogenase, group A6, whose translation MNKVNLFIDGMKISVNEGTTILEAAKKVNVKIPTLCYHPDQHVKGSCRVCVVEVEGQNTLVASCCTPVKEGMVVKTNTKKVREARKSIVEMIISNHNAECLTCVRNGNCELQNLCNELNIRTTKLDKTVELLPIDDSNPAIVRDLSKCIKCGRCVEICHEVQGIGAIDNVHRSSEMRIDTPFSLGLADTKCVYCGQCVSVCPVGALYEKSDIDIVWRALDDDKKHVVVQIAPAVRVALGEEFGMAPGSIVTGKIVTALRHLGFDAVFDTNFTADLTIMEEGNELLHRIQNNGRLPMLTSCSPGWINFVEQFYPEFLENVSTCKSPQQMFGALAKTYYPNKKNLDPKDVYVVSIMPCTAKKAEAARKEMNDSGYQDVDVVLTTREFAKMIKQAGLDINTLVEDEFDKPLGISTGAAVIFGASGGVMEAALRTVYEVVTGEELENIEFKGVRGLKGIKKSTVKVGDLDVKVAVANSLSSAREILELVKSGKEEFHFIEIMCCPGGCIGGGGQPIPVNNQIRENRIKGVYKIDDNSKIRKSHKNPAIKVLYDEFLEKPLSHVSHKLLHTHYTDRS comes from the coding sequence GTTGTCGTGTTTGTGTAGTAGAAGTAGAAGGGCAGAATACACTTGTAGCTTCATGTTGCACACCCGTTAAAGAAGGTATGGTTGTAAAAACTAACACTAAAAAGGTTCGAGAGGCAAGAAAGTCAATAGTTGAGATGATTATATCAAATCATAATGCTGAATGTTTAACATGTGTTCGTAATGGCAACTGTGAATTACAAAATTTATGTAATGAGCTTAATATTAGAACTACTAAATTAGATAAGACTGTTGAATTATTACCGATTGATGATTCTAACCCTGCAATAGTTAGAGATTTGAGTAAATGTATTAAATGCGGTAGATGTGTTGAAATTTGCCATGAAGTTCAAGGAATTGGTGCTATAGATAATGTTCATAGAAGCAGTGAAATGAGAATTGATACTCCATTTTCATTGGGGCTTGCAGATACTAAATGTGTTTACTGTGGACAGTGTGTAAGTGTGTGTCCAGTGGGAGCTTTATATGAAAAAAGTGATATTGATATTGTTTGGAGAGCTTTAGATGATGATAAAAAACATGTTGTTGTTCAAATAGCACCAGCTGTTAGAGTTGCTTTAGGTGAAGAATTTGGTATGGCTCCTGGAAGTATAGTTACTGGAAAAATTGTTACTGCATTAAGACATTTGGGTTTTGATGCTGTATTTGATACTAATTTTACTGCAGATTTAACAATAATGGAAGAAGGTAATGAACTCCTTCATAGGATTCAAAATAACGGAAGGCTGCCAATGCTTACTTCATGTAGCCCAGGGTGGATTAATTTTGTGGAACAATTCTATCCAGAGTTTTTGGAGAATGTTTCTACTTGCAAATCTCCTCAACAAATGTTTGGTGCATTAGCTAAAACGTATTATCCAAATAAGAAGAATTTAGATCCTAAAGATGTTTATGTAGTTTCAATTATGCCTTGTACTGCAAAAAAAGCAGAAGCTGCAAGGAAAGAAATGAATGACAGTGGATACCAAGATGTAGATGTTGTATTAACTACTAGAGAATTTGCAAAAATGATTAAACAAGCTGGGTTAGATATAAATACATTAGTAGAAGATGAATTTGATAAACCATTAGGAATTTCAACAGGTGCAGCTGTTATATTTGGAGCATCTGGAGGAGTTATGGAAGCGGCATTAAGAACGGTTTATGAAGTTGTTACTGGAGAAGAACTTGAAAATATAGAATTTAAAGGGGTTAGAGGCTTAAAAGGTATTAAGAAGAGTACTGTAAAAGTTGGTGATTTAGATGTAAAAGTTGCTGTAGCAAATAGTTTAAGTAGTGCAAGAGAAATACTTGAATTAGTAAAATCAGGTAAAGAAGAATTTCATTTTATAGAAATTATGTGCTGCCCTGGAGGTTGCATAGGCGGCGGAGGTCAACCAATACCTGTTAATAATCAAATTAGAGAAAATAGGATAAAAGGTGTTTATAAAATTGATGATAATTCTAAGATAAGAAAATCACATAAAAACCCTGCTATTAAGGTATTATATGACGAATTTTTAGAAAAACCTTTAAGTCATGTATCTCATAAATTATTGCATACACATTATACAGATAGAAGCTGA
- a CDS encoding flotillin family protein, with amino-acid sequence MPFDETMITIIVVVILILSTILALLSRYKKCPSDKIMVVYGKVGKSNEGGQRSAKCIHGGAAFIWPIFQHYEFLDLTPISIEVNLTNALSKQNIRVDVPSRFTVGISTELGIMQNAAERLLGLPLSDIQELAKDIIFGQLRLVVATMDIEEINTDRDKFLDAVSRNVESELKKIGLRLINVNVTDINDESGYIAALGKEAAAKAINDAKKSVAEKNRDGSIGESNALKDQRVRVAEANSIAIKGENEAKVTVANSEAERREKEAEALRKATAAEKVQSARALEEAYEAEKIAEIARAEREKATKEADIIVQAEIDKRKAEIEAEAEAERTRRKAKGEADAIYAKMEAQARGIEEVLSKQATGFKEIVESAGGNANDAIKLMLADKMEKLIETQVEAIKNLKIDKVTVWDGMSKDGTPTTANFLSGMMKSIPPMKDMFDMAGMELPEYLGKEKKIDEVKKINEEQTADAEA; translated from the coding sequence ATGCCATTTGATGAAACTATGATTACTATTATTGTTGTTGTTATTCTAATACTATCAACAATATTAGCCTTACTATCACGTTATAAAAAATGTCCATCAGACAAGATTATGGTAGTATATGGTAAGGTAGGAAAGAGTAATGAAGGTGGACAACGATCTGCTAAGTGTATACACGGTGGTGCTGCTTTTATATGGCCGATTTTTCAACATTACGAATTTTTAGATTTAACTCCTATATCAATAGAAGTTAATCTAACTAATGCTTTATCTAAACAAAATATTAGAGTAGATGTTCCTTCACGATTTACTGTTGGAATTTCTACAGAACTTGGTATTATGCAGAATGCAGCTGAACGTCTTTTAGGATTACCACTTAGCGATATTCAAGAATTAGCTAAAGACATCATCTTTGGTCAATTACGTTTAGTAGTTGCAACTATGGACATTGAAGAAATTAATACTGATAGAGATAAGTTCCTGGATGCTGTTTCTAGAAACGTTGAATCAGAGCTCAAAAAAATAGGTTTAAGACTTATAAACGTTAACGTTACAGACATAAATGATGAATCAGGATACATAGCTGCTCTAGGTAAAGAGGCCGCTGCTAAAGCTATTAATGATGCTAAAAAATCAGTTGCTGAAAAAAATAGAGATGGATCAATCGGCGAATCTAATGCTCTTAAAGACCAACGTGTAAGAGTTGCTGAAGCCAATTCCATAGCTATCAAAGGTGAAAATGAAGCTAAGGTAACTGTAGCTAATTCAGAAGCTGAAAGAAGAGAAAAAGAAGCTGAAGCTCTTAGAAAAGCTACTGCAGCTGAAAAAGTTCAATCTGCACGTGCCTTAGAAGAAGCTTATGAAGCAGAAAAAATTGCCGAAATAGCAAGGGCAGAAAGAGAAAAGGCCACTAAAGAAGCTGATATTATTGTTCAAGCAGAAATCGATAAAAGAAAAGCTGAGATTGAAGCTGAAGCAGAAGCTGAAAGAACTAGAAGAAAAGCAAAAGGAGAAGCTGATGCTATTTATGCTAAAATGGAAGCACAGGCTCGTGGTATAGAAGAAGTTCTCAGCAAACAGGCAACAGGTTTTAAAGAAATAGTTGAATCAGCTGGTGGTAATGCAAACGATGCCATTAAACTTATGCTTGCTGATAAAATGGAAAAACTTATAGAAACACAAGTTGAAGCTATCAAGAACCTTAAAATTGATAAGGTCACTGTATGGGACGGTATGTCCAAAGATGGTACCCCAACTACAGCTAATTTCTTATCAGGTATGATGAAATCCATTCCTCCTATGAAAGATATGTTTGATATGGCTGGTATGGAACTACCTGAGTATTTGGGTAAAGAAAAGAAGATTGATGAAGTAAAGAAAATTAATGAAGAACAAACAGCTGATGCAGAAGCTTAG
- a CDS encoding helix-turn-helix domain-containing protein → MNSIGKKVREARLNKKMTQSEVAGDFITRNMLSKIENDAAMPSIKTIEYLASVLDKNVSYFLDVCNNRCNEKEDILYENNINQSKINKKLIKELIMKNDYKGIIKEIEKNCIIKGIDIALDIGIVLQKVYIEEAKNTPIQEAKQLYEKANELSEKLFYVPNENYIDISIGLLKCNNSQIGYEKNINNTISNFSKCDKINIYNILKAEKYIILYKKMDKIENKLKRISLIKSILEEVKIDTLDDFWEGKYYYIMSIINEDEQNTYQNMLLKCEEKWSKIGVNEPLIDVYTKLSEHFSKNNDYEKAYYYSTKEKNLLKLRPGRYL, encoded by the coding sequence TTGAATAGCATAGGGAAAAAAGTTAGAGAAGCACGGTTAAATAAAAAGATGACTCAATCTGAAGTTGCGGGTGATTTCATAACAAGAAATATGCTAAGCAAGATTGAAAATGATGCAGCAATGCCTTCTATAAAAACTATTGAATATTTAGCATCTGTATTAGATAAAAATGTTAGTTATTTTTTAGATGTATGTAATAATAGGTGTAATGAAAAAGAAGATATATTATATGAAAATAATATTAATCAATCAAAAATTAATAAAAAACTAATTAAAGAATTAATAATGAAGAATGATTATAAAGGAATTATTAAGGAAATTGAGAAAAATTGTATAATAAAAGGTATAGATATAGCTTTAGATATAGGAATTGTACTTCAAAAAGTCTATATAGAAGAGGCTAAAAATACACCAATACAAGAAGCTAAACAACTATATGAAAAAGCAAATGAGCTAAGCGAAAAATTATTTTATGTACCAAATGAGAACTATATAGATATTAGTATAGGATTGCTTAAGTGCAACAACTCGCAAATAGGTTATGAAAAAAATATTAATAATACTATAAGCAATTTTTCTAAATGTGATAAGATAAATATCTATAACATATTAAAAGCAGAAAAATATATTATATTATATAAAAAAATGGATAAAATAGAAAACAAACTAAAAAGGATAAGTTTAATTAAAAGTATTTTAGAAGAAGTAAAAATAGATACATTAGATGATTTTTGGGAAGGTAAATATTATTATATTATGTCAATTATTAATGAAGATGAACAGAACACTTATCAAAATATGTTATTAAAATGCGAAGAAAAATGGAGTAAAATAGGAGTTAATGAACCGTTAATAGATGTATATACTAAACTTAGTGAACATTTTTCTAAAAATAACGACTATGAAAAGGCATATTATTATTCTACAAAGGAAAAAAATTTGCTAAAGTTAAGACCAGGTAGGTATTTATAA
- a CDS encoding GntR family transcriptional regulator — translation MLKIISRENPVPLYYQLKELIQEMIENDIYKPGEIIPPERELCKKYGISRMTARRAVMALVNEGVLFREQGKGTFVSKPKKKHNIFQLKGFTEQMEEKGLKTSTKELLFEIKKATKKIKNALELTDDDDKVIEIKRLRILENEPFLIETVYIPLNLCPDLTLDMLANKSLYQLFKDKYNFVLDYAKQAIEPIKVNEYESELLNLDNEAIELLFTGITYLDSGKPIEYVKAIYRSDKYKYEVVLKA, via the coding sequence ATTTTGAAAATAATATCTAGAGAGAATCCTGTACCGCTTTACTATCAACTTAAAGAATTAATACAAGAAATGATTGAAAATGACATATATAAACCAGGCGAAATTATACCTCCGGAGAGAGAGTTATGTAAAAAGTACGGTATTAGCAGAATGACTGCCAGAAGAGCTGTAATGGCTCTTGTTAATGAAGGGGTTTTGTTTAGAGAACAAGGTAAAGGGACATTTGTATCCAAGCCTAAAAAGAAACACAATATATTCCAATTAAAGGGTTTTACCGAACAGATGGAAGAAAAGGGTTTAAAGACAAGTACTAAAGAGCTTTTATTTGAAATAAAAAAAGCTACTAAGAAGATAAAAAATGCTTTAGAGTTAACAGATGATGACGATAAGGTTATAGAAATAAAGAGGTTAAGAATATTGGAAAATGAACCTTTTCTTATTGAAACTGTATATATACCATTAAACTTGTGTCCTGATTTAACTTTGGATATGCTAGCAAATAAATCACTTTACCAACTATTTAAGGATAAATATAACTTTGTATTAGATTATGCTAAGCAGGCGATAGAACCAATCAAGGTAAATGAATACGAGAGCGAATTGTTAAATTTAGATAATGAAGCTATAGAATTATTATTTACTGGTATAACATACTTAGATTCTGGTAAACCAATAGAATATGTAAAAGCTATTTATAGAAGTGATAAATATAAATATGAGGTAGTTTTAAAAGCTTAA
- the nagA gene encoding N-acetylglucosamine-6-phosphate deacetylase, whose translation MRCIVNGKIVLENIVLEDKALLFEDKIVDIVDKNKINPASVDIIDAEGCYVSPGFIDIHIHGCGGKDTMDGDKSALEVISKTVITSGVTSFTPATMTMDIETINKALLTIRDCVNKDMGGATILGAYLEGPFISEAYKGAQNAKHITAPEYEIVKDFLDILKVIVVAPESDNEFSFIKQVKRSNNEIVISIGHSSASFEQAMQAIKMGVSHTTHTFNAMTPLHHRKPGIVGAAFSTDVTSELIADNIHVHPGLYQLFCDIKGTDNVVLITDSMRAGGLNEGAYELGGQKVIVNSNSARLEDGTLAGSILQMNKAVKNVYQNTNLGICNVVKMASLNPARVLGVDNNKGSIGIGKDADIVIFNDEFKILNTIVDGKTVYRG comes from the coding sequence ATGCGATGTATAGTTAACGGTAAAATTGTTTTGGAAAATATAGTTTTAGAGGACAAAGCACTATTATTTGAAGATAAAATTGTAGATATTGTGGATAAGAATAAAATAAATCCTGCATCTGTGGATATTATTGATGCAGAAGGCTGTTATGTTTCACCAGGTTTTATTGATATACATATTCATGGTTGTGGAGGAAAAGATACTATGGATGGTGATAAGTCAGCTCTTGAGGTTATTAGTAAAACTGTTATAACTTCAGGGGTAACTTCCTTTACACCAGCTACAATGACTATGGATATAGAGACTATAAATAAAGCGCTATTGACTATAAGAGATTGTGTTAATAAAGATATGGGTGGAGCTACTATACTAGGTGCTTATTTAGAAGGACCTTTTATCAGTGAAGCTTACAAAGGAGCACAAAATGCTAAGCATATTACAGCTCCTGAATATGAAATTGTTAAAGATTTTCTTGATATATTAAAGGTTATAGTAGTAGCTCCTGAATCGGATAATGAATTTAGTTTTATTAAGCAAGTTAAACGTTCAAATAATGAAATAGTTATATCAATTGGGCATTCAAGTGCATCATTTGAACAAGCTATGCAAGCAATAAAGATGGGTGTAAGCCATACAACTCATACTTTTAATGCAATGACACCACTACATCACAGAAAACCCGGAATCGTGGGTGCAGCATTCTCGACTGATGTCACAAGTGAGCTAATAGCAGACAATATACATGTTCACCCGGGATTGTATCAATTATTCTGTGATATTAAGGGAACTGACAATGTTGTTTTAATTACTGATTCTATGAGAGCTGGTGGTTTAAATGAGGGTGCATATGAATTAGGCGGACAGAAAGTTATTGTTAATAGTAATTCAGCTAGACTAGAAGATGGAACTTTAGCGGGAAGCATATTACAAATGAATAAAGCTGTAAAAAATGTATATCAAAATACTAATCTTGGCATATGTAATGTAGTAAAAATGGCTTCTTTAAATCCTGCAAGAGTTTTGGGAGTAGATAATAATAAAGGAAGTATAGGTATTGGAAAAGATGCGGATATAGTTATATTTAACGATGAGTTTAAAATACTTAATACTATTGTAGATGGTAAAACAGTTTATAGGGGCTAA
- the nagB gene encoding glucosamine-6-phosphate deaminase: MKIIVVDNYNEMSKKAANIIASCIVLKPNSVLGLATGSTPLGVYKELIKLYENSDVDFSNVCTFNLDEYYGITKDNDQSYSYYMKENFFKHVNLKEENTHIPDGTCKNVDTMCQSYEDIIKQHGGIDVQILGIGQNGHIGFNEPDDKFVADTHLVKLKEDTVNANSRFFETIEDVPKEAVSMGIKAIMKAKKIILIANGINKAEAIYKTIKEDVTPEVPASILQFHSDVTVIVDKEAASKL, encoded by the coding sequence ATGAAAATAATTGTTGTTGATAATTATAATGAAATGAGTAAAAAAGCTGCAAATATAATTGCAAGTTGTATTGTGCTTAAACCTAATAGTGTACTTGGATTAGCTACAGGTTCAACTCCTTTAGGTGTTTATAAGGAATTAATTAAGTTGTATGAAAATAGTGATGTAGATTTTAGTAATGTTTGTACTTTTAATCTTGATGAATACTATGGTATTACAAAAGATAATGATCAAAGCTATAGTTATTATATGAAAGAAAACTTTTTTAAGCACGTTAACTTGAAAGAAGAGAACACACATATACCTGATGGTACATGTAAAAATGTAGATACTATGTGTCAAAGTTATGAAGATATAATAAAACAACATGGTGGAATAGATGTACAAATATTAGGTATAGGACAAAATGGTCACATTGGATTTAATGAACCAGATGATAAATTTGTAGCAGATACACATTTAGTTAAGCTAAAAGAAGATACTGTTAATGCAAATTCAAGATTTTTTGAAACTATTGAAGACGTTCCGAAAGAAGCTGTTAGTATGGGTATAAAGGCAATTATGAAAGCTAAGAAAATTATATTAATAGCTAATGGTATAAATAAAGCTGAAGCAATATATAAGACCATAAAAGAAGACGTTACACCTGAAGTACCAGCTTCTATACTTCAATTTCATTCGGATGTAACTGTAATTGTTGATAAAGAAGCTGCTTCTAAATTATAA
- a CDS encoding rhodanese-like domain-containing protein, with product MTSINQAVAKYFEDCEKGCNNLISCESLNEKIKQNPKDLFVLDIRKEEDFKKGHVDGAVNIFWYDVGECIDVLPKDKKIIVICYSGQSAGQIVSLLKLLGYDACSLKGGMLNGWVKNSLPVKEGC from the coding sequence ATGACATCCATAAATCAGGCAGTTGCAAAATATTTTGAAGATTGCGAAAAAGGGTGTAATAATCTTATTTCGTGCGAGTCTTTAAATGAAAAAATCAAACAAAACCCGAAGGATTTGTTTGTTTTAGACATTAGAAAAGAGGAGGATTTTAAAAAAGGTCATGTAGATGGAGCTGTAAACATTTTTTGGTATGACGTTGGAGAATGCATAGATGTCTTACCAAAAGATAAGAAAATAATTGTTATTTGTTATTCTGGTCAATCAGCTGGTCAAATAGTATCCCTACTAAAATTACTAGGTTATGATGCATGTTCACTTAAGGGTGGAATGTTAAATGGATGGGTGAAAAATTCTCTTCCTGTTAAAGAAGGTTGCTGA